Within the Marinobacter sp. SS13-12 genome, the region GTCGGAGCCAGCGCCGGGTTCGGTGATGGCCATGGCCGCCCAGGTGTTGCCCAGGCGGGCGAGTTGCTCGTCGTTGGCCACGGCGGCGATGGCGGAGTTGCCCAGGCCCTGGCGGGGGATGGACAGGGCCAGGCCAACATCGCCCCAGCAAAGTTCGGTCAGGCCGAGGACGGTTTTCATGTTGGTGCCGTTACGGTTGCCGGTTCCGCCGTTGTTGTCGGAGCGGGCGAGCTTTCCGGCGCCAGTGCCACCATCCGCCGCGCCGTCGTTCATACCGTCCATGATGGATGCGAACATGTCCAGTTCACTTGGGTATTCGTGCTCCGCAAGGTCGTATTTGCGGGAGATGGGCCGGAATACTTCACGGGCGACTTGCTGGGCCTGGTTGATGAGAGGGGCAAATTTTCTCGGTATCTCAAGGTTCATGTCGTTCTGCTCACTGTGACTGGGGTGATGACTGGGCTGATGACTGGACTGATGAAAAGCAATCAGGCGAGCAGGCCGCCGACCAGGGTGGCAACGGATCGCAGATCCCGGTACCAGCGCTCAACGGGGTGTTCCTTGACGAAGCCATGGCCACCCAGCAGTTGAACCCCATTGGTGCCGGCTTCCATGGCTTTTTCGTTACATAGCAATCGTGCCAGAGTGGTCTCCCGGTGGGCCGGCAGGCCCTGTTCCAGACGACTGGCAGCACGCCAGGTGAGCATGCGCATGCTGTCGGTTTCGATGGCCAGATTGCTGATCATGAAGGCAACGGACTGGCGGTGGCTGACGGGTTCGCCGAAAGCTTTGCGATCATTGCAGTAGGGGATGACGTAATCCTGAACCGCCTGAGCGGTACCAATGGCAAGACCGCATCGAAGCAGGGCCCCGCGATCGAGGAAGTTCTGGTAGTCGAAATCGTCGTCCCCCAACAGCGCATCCGATGGTAACTCGGCGTTCTCCAGCAGCAGTTGACAGGCCCCCGAAGCCCTGAGGCCCATCGCAGGGTCGGCTTTAACACGGATGCCCGGAGTTCCCGCCTCCACGATAAACAGTCTTGGTTGCCCATCCAGCTGTGCCGCAGTCAGCAACAGTTCAGCGCTTTCCCCCTGCACAACCGCATTCTTCAGGCCGGTGAGGGCATAGCCGGTATCGGTTCTTCGGGCAGAGGTTTGCAGAACGAGTGGATCAAACAACGGCGTCGGTTCGTCGACGGCAATGGTGGCTACCGGAGGCTTTTCGCCACAGAACGCCGGCAGGTAGCGGCTTTGCTGTTCGCCGGTGCCCCAGCGGGTGATGGCCTGGGCGACACTGAAAGGTGCCAACAGTGCTGTGGCCAGCCCCATGTCTCCCCAGGCGAGTTGCTCGGCGATCAATACGCTGGTTACCGGGGACTGATGCTCTGCAACTCCGCCGAATTCTTCCGGTATTGCATACAAGGGCAAACCCAGTTCGGCAGCAGCGCTGATGGTGTTATCTGGTATCTCCCTGGTTTCATCGGCAATGCCAGCGGCAGTTCTGAGTTCGTCACGGGCAAACCGCCCCAGCAAATCGGTGATCATACGCTGGTCGTCGCTGAGCGAGAGATCGAACAAGTCGGAGGCGCTGCCATCAGGCAGACGTTTCCTGGGCAGCCAGTTACTGACTCGATTGAACTCCCGTCCGGCAAAAGCAAGGGTGCGAAAACCGCTTCGGGTTCCGTGATAGGCGGTCCTTTCGAGCGGGGTGCGCAGGCCCAGCCGGTCCAGCAACGGATTGGCGGCAAGCCTGTTCATCATGGAAAGGGCAAAGCCCATGGGGTCCCGTATCATCTGTTGTCTCCTTGGTGGCACTGTCCTGATTTCGCCTGCAGGCGATCAGGGGAGGTCGTTATCTGACGATCATGAGCCCGGGCCGATCCGTCGCCATTGGCATGTCGTACATTACCCACAGGCAAGATGGTCAATAGCCATGGATTAACCGTACCTCTACCCGTTACACTCCGGTTGTTACCGTGCCCCTCAACTCACATTGACTGAAGTAACGCTGCTGGATGCTGCCCCACATTAGTTCTCGTTTTCACCGTCGGTTCCTGATTCTCTGGTTTTTTGTCTGGACCATGCCGGCGTTGTCCTGGGCCCAGCAAGTGGAAATAAAGGTGGAGGGGGATTTTCCGCAATTGCAGGACAATGCCGAGGCGTTTGTCGGAGACGTTGAAGGCCGTAGCGCCAACAGTCTGAGGCGTTATGCCAGCACCGCCGAAACCCAGGTGGAAGATGCGCTTCGCGCGCTCGGTTACTACAGCCCGGTAATCCAGTGGGAAATTGTCGAGCCGCCCGGCGAGGAAGAAGAACCGGCGCGCCTGGTTCTCACTGTGCAGCCGGGTGAGCCGGTGCTTGTCCGT harbors:
- a CDS encoding acyl-CoA dehydrogenase family protein, which translates into the protein MIRDPMGFALSMMNRLAANPLLDRLGLRTPLERTAYHGTRSGFRTLAFAGREFNRVSNWLPRKRLPDGSASDLFDLSLSDDQRMITDLLGRFARDELRTAAGIADETREIPDNTISAAAELGLPLYAIPEEFGGVAEHQSPVTSVLIAEQLAWGDMGLATALLAPFSVAQAITRWGTGEQQSRYLPAFCGEKPPVATIAVDEPTPLFDPLVLQTSARRTDTGYALTGLKNAVVQGESAELLLTAAQLDGQPRLFIVEAGTPGIRVKADPAMGLRASGACQLLLENAELPSDALLGDDDFDYQNFLDRGALLRCGLAIGTAQAVQDYVIPYCNDRKAFGEPVSHRQSVAFMISNLAIETDSMRMLTWRAASRLEQGLPAHRETTLARLLCNEKAMEAGTNGVQLLGGHGFVKEHPVERWYRDLRSVATLVGGLLA